The genomic stretch CCTCGGAGTCTGTAAATGAGGGACACCCAGATAAGCTTTGTGATCAGATCTCTGATGCAGTTCTTGACGCTTGCCTTGAGCAAGATCCTGAGAGCAAGGTTGCCTGTGAGACTTGCACCAAGACCAACTTGGTCATGGTCTTTGGTGAGATCACAACCAAGGCCAATGTAGACTATGAGAAGATTGTGCGCGAGACATGTCGTAAAATTGGGTTTGTCTCTGAAGATGTGGGACTTGATTCTGACAACTGCAAGGTCCTTGTCTACATTGAGCAGCAAGATCCTGATATTGCTCGAGCTGTCCATGGCCATCTAACCAAACGTCCGGAGGAGATTGGTGCTGGTGATCAGGGACACATGTTTGGCTATGCCACTGATGAAACCCCTGAATTTATGCCTCTCAGCCACGTGCTTGCGACAAAACTTGGTGCCCGTCTCACTGAAGTCCGCAAGAATGGTACTTGCCCCTGGTTAAGGCCTGATGGCAAGACCCAAGTTACTGTCGAGTACTACAATGAGTTTGGTGCAATGGTTCCAATCAGGGTCCACACTGTTCTCATTTCAACTCAACATGATGAGACTGTTACAAATGATGAGATTGCACAAGATATTAAGGAGCATGTCATCAAGCCAGTCGTTCCTGATAAGTACCTTGATGAGAAGACAATATTCCACATTAACCCATCTGGCCGATTTGTGATTGGTGGACCCCATGGTGATGCTGGTCTTACTGGTCGTAAAATCATCATCGACACCTATGGTGGTTGGGGTGCCCATGGTGGTGGTTCCTTCTCGGGAAAGGACCCTACCAAGGTTGATAGGAGTGGCGCGTATGTTGTCAGGCAGGCTGCAAAGAGTGTTGTAGCTAATGGGCTAGCTCGCAGATGCATTGTGCAAGTTTCTTATGCCATTGGTATGCCTAAGCCATTGTCTGTATTTGTTGACACCTATGGCACCGGCAAGATCTCTGACAAGGAAATTTTGAAGATCATTAAGGAGAACTTCGACTTCAGGCCTGGAATGGTTGCCATTAACTTAGATCTGAAGAGGGGTGGCAATGACAGATACTTGAAAACCGCTGCATATGGTCACTTTGGACGCGATGACCCCGACTTCACATGGGAATTTGTCAAGCCCCTCAAATGGGAAAAGCACCAAGATTAAGCGTCTGCAGGCCAGTGCATTAGCTTGTTCAATAATATATACTATATGTTATTGATGCTTGCCTGTGGCAGTCATGCCTCAATCACTTGAATTAGGAAACTCTGTAGTGGTTTACTGATAAATAAAATCAAACTTTGAGAGTAAGAATCAGTTCCCAATCACTTGAATATCTGTTGATATGTGTTCCTGAAAAGTGTGCAGTGTCATGGCTGAACAGAAGCAAGTCAATTATTAACAAAATCAGATTAGACTGATTCTATTTCTCGACAGCTCTGGCATCTCTTTCCTTCCTTGTGACGAAAAAGTAACAAATGGCATAAACTTCAAACTGTCATGATTAGGGCAGTGACTTGTGACTTGTAACACTTACATCCGCGTCATTTCTTGATGCGGTTCCTGACTTGGTCGTGATTTCTCATTGAACAGAAAAGTCATATTCCGGTCTTGAATCATAATTTTCGAACTGTATAACACCATAGGCCTTTCATAATACAAGGAGAATGAACTGGAGAATTTGCTGCTATTTCCCTCCTCAACAGCATTTTTGTGCTCTAACGAAAGTCATCTGAAAAATAAACATGAGCCTCCTGCCATCTCCGAAATCAGGAGTAAGTTTGAGAAGTTGCTTTGGAAATGAATTCTTGTTTCGGTTTCTTTGTAATGATTCTTGAAAGCTTCTCAGCAGTGatgttttcttttggttttttcTCTTACTTTTTCTTATCATATGGACTATCTTCTATGATAAAGATAAGGTTAACCCGTCAAATGTAAATTCTGGTTACACCTCTTAGTACACCCGTCTTCTTGAAATTCTGATACGCCAAGTATTCTAAGAATATGCATATTGTCACCCTTAAGAAACTCACATTCGAATTGGTGAACACTACTCGAGGGTAGTGTACGAAGGAATCAAGTAGTACTCTAGCCATCAATCAAGGTACGGATAATTGCcttaatatatatatgtatatatacacacactagtATAATGGAAGACCATTAAAGAATATAAGACAAACCAGCCTTTCTGAAGATTCCCCACCTCAAACTAACTCCCCCACACACAAATGCCAAGATCACTTTCCATTTTGATGAATCCATGGTGAAACTAATATAATTTCTATTAACTACAATACCAGATGTTTCGACCAACGGTGAAATCCTTTTGTCATTAATACCTGTACTGGGGATTCTCCTATTTAATACGATCCAGCCACAACACCAACAAGCTCCAGCAAAGGTGGATCCGGAATATGAACATTTTGGGTTTGTGTTCGGGTTTCTAACACAGTACAATTGATTTACTGGGTATGAAATCTATTATTTATACCTATTTAATGGATATATTTTAACACATATACAGGGTTCGAGCAAAAGCTACTGGGTTTGCTTGAACCCATAAGTTACCTTCGACATCAACCCCTGAGCTCTAGCACGTACCCTCATTCCACCTCAATGGTAGAATGCCCAGAAAGTGCTACACGGCCAAGCAGGGGCGGCCCGATAAATTTTGTGGTCTAAAGCCAAATTTTATGAGGggccttaactttttaattttttttaattatttatttgaagtctatttttttttagcttttcttagatacaaagttattaatagtttttttataatcaataactcctaataagtatttctcaattgacaatatagctaatcaatttaacctttcttgtgacattgttattcttaggtaagattttatcaattttaattttgaaaacttctttccgATGAACCAGCGGTAACATGAGTTATGaacattattccataagcaatttaggaatttggaaaaaaattaaatctttttatttgattaagcgtatcaattaaactgttatcttctaattgtactatttttcttaatacttttaattcagaaaataaatctaaaccatcaatatcgaattgattactatgctttaaggaacattcaagattaaggcaatattttttcaaatttccaatatatagtgatcttagtttttactgtcaaatagaaaaccaaaaatattttcatatacttcgaattgttcaaaatttattttgaagtgaaaaaatagtcttgtctattatgtataaaagtaatcaactctaaaggactcttcgaaagattttgagatttcattatcaacATTCGCATCAAACTGTTACTGCTTATATATAACATgtttcttatgtaattcatgttcgatattcatttcaagtgcaatttccTTGGTGGAAATTATAgcagttgcaaatccttctttctatatttgttaaataaagaaatcaaactttttcaCTTTAAAAAGCtcttttttaaacttatacatagtttattaggtgtaacaaaaaatagGGCTCCCACAAATGTGGAAGGGCTGCCCATGCTGCCAAGCAGCCCAAAGCTCTCAGATGCCTACCCCAAGAGCACCACAACAACCTGCGACAGCAAGACAACCAAAATATGACGGAACAAACACAGATGATACCAAGAATATAGTTCCTCAACGAAGAAGCTTAAAATCATGGTGTCCAAACCAAACAGGGAAATATTTACGTCTTAACCTGCCCTTTGAACCTGCAGAAACCCTCTCCCGATATCAGGACAATTCACCAATGTGCTGTGGTGATAATACCAATTTTGTCTAGAAGAGCCAGGAAGCAGCGAGCCAAGACAAGGGCACCTTGGCAACAAATCGAACTGGCTAGAATTATTAACTTCATCATTTGGATCTGTCACGGTGCTAATAGCCCCGACTTTAGAAGGAATTTTTGAGCTATGATGGACTAAAACAAACCTGTTCTAGTTGCCCTTCAGGTTGTACGACCATGACATAATAATGTCTGGTTTCAACTTCACAtacttatagcccgtttggccaagctccAAAAATCactttattttgagaagtgttttttttcaaaagtacttttggttaGAAGCAgcttgtgtttggctaattaatttgaaaaacacttctgagcagcaattagtgtttggccaaactttaaaaagctgcttctaagtgtatttttctcaaaagtgtttctcaaaaaaatgcttttggagagaaactacttttttctgtttctccgaaactgcttctgtttctcctcaaaagcactttttttccttccagaagcttggccaaacacctcaatttttgctaaaaaaaaaaaatacttttggccaaaaataagcttggccaaacaggctattaatcCAAGTGAAGCGAATGATTTATCTGGTGACATCGCCAATGTAACATTTTCTTGAGCATGACATACCGCACTAGTTCTTGAATACAGGTATATAAAATTTTCTATTGTCAATTATCCTACAATAGTAGTAGGTAAgaattgaataattaattccCTTCTTTCTCTGTTTCACCAGTAAGTTCCATGTTTAGGTGtaaaactttaaaattaattaaaatgcaaTGGTTGTTGTAGAGTCGTTTGTTTGACGGGTATAAATTAGACTGAGACTTACGTATTGGCTCGaggagttttgaggtgagttgatataactcACAAAAGTACGCatacaagatgtttgatgaatTGCTTGAGAGAGTTAATATGTACTTAATTGGAGCGAGTGAGTACCTATTCACTTAAAATTATTCTAGCTAAAGTTAATGTGTTATTTTTATATGTcgttttcatgttgaaaatttatgaaaaagcAAGAATTTTTAGAAATACTTTTGAATGTTTATTTCATGCTTATGTTATGCTTTACATTTAACGGTCAAGATTTAAAATTGAATGGTCAAGAAAGTTGAAAAGTTAATTTAGACCCTAGCAAGG from Nicotiana sylvestris chromosome 12, ASM39365v2, whole genome shotgun sequence encodes the following:
- the LOC104242281 gene encoding S-adenosylmethionine synthase 3-like translates to MDTFLFTSESVNEGHPDKLCDQISDAVLDACLEQDPESKVACETCTKTNLVMVFGEITTKANVDYEKIVRETCRKIGFVSEDVGLDSDNCKVLVYIEQQDPDIARAVHGHLTKRPEEIGAGDQGHMFGYATDETPEFMPLSHVLATKLGARLTEVRKNGTCPWLRPDGKTQVTVEYYNEFGAMVPIRVHTVLISTQHDETVTNDEIAQDIKEHVIKPVVPDKYLDEKTIFHINPSGRFVIGGPHGDAGLTGRKIIIDTYGGWGAHGGGSFSGKDPTKVDRSGAYVVRQAAKSVVANGLARRCIVQVSYAIGMPKPLSVFVDTYGTGKISDKEILKIIKENFDFRPGMVAINLDLKRGGNDRYLKTAAYGHFGRDDPDFTWEFVKPLKWEKHQD